In Legionella beliardensis, the following are encoded in one genomic region:
- a CDS encoding class I SAM-dependent methyltransferase, giving the protein MTNEKYDFEIGESGLSYDLLDESYNASTKKFLLDAGLAKGMKVLDVGCGAGVMTSWIANYVGKEGYVTAIDNSPEQLKVTHRTLQQNKIANVSTTVLSAYDIAELGENYDLIYCRFLLHHLYSPRKAIKIFYENLNDGGIYVGEEGIISHMFAYPPTFAWQGYSPALVLPEQEIEGMRRDGDIGMKLFYECRKIGFEIINCGLVQPILWQESQKMKLLEGLNAFKKTDLEQGTSEEEWQKKYDETVRFSKDDKQIIGFYGSFQVACRK; this is encoded by the coding sequence ATGACAAATGAAAAATATGATTTTGAAATAGGTGAGAGCGGTCTTAGTTATGACCTCTTAGACGAATCCTATAATGCAAGCACCAAGAAATTTCTATTAGATGCCGGCCTAGCAAAAGGTATGAAGGTTTTAGATGTTGGATGTGGCGCAGGTGTTATGACGTCCTGGATTGCGAATTATGTAGGTAAAGAGGGATATGTAACCGCCATAGATAATAGCCCGGAACAATTGAAGGTAACGCACCGAACATTGCAGCAAAACAAAATAGCCAATGTGAGCACTACCGTTCTTTCGGCCTATGATATTGCAGAGTTAGGCGAAAATTATGATTTAATTTATTGTAGATTTTTGTTGCATCATCTTTATAGCCCGCGTAAAGCCATTAAAATATTTTATGAGAATTTAAATGATGGGGGTATCTATGTGGGAGAAGAAGGCATCATTAGCCACATGTTCGCCTACCCGCCAACATTTGCTTGGCAAGGATATTCTCCTGCATTGGTGCTGCCAGAACAAGAAATAGAAGGAATGAGGCGTGACGGCGATATTGGTATGAAGTTATTTTACGAGTGTAGAAAAATTGGTTTTGAGATTATCAATTGCGGGCTTGTTCAACCAATCTTATGGCAAGAAAGTCAAAAAATGAAATTACTAGAGGGATTAAATGCATTTAAAAAAACTGACCTTGAACAAGGCACGTCTGAAGAAGAATGGCAAAAAAAATATGATGAAACGGTTAGATTTAGTAAGGATGATAAGCAAATAATTGGATTCTATGGCAGCTTCCAAGTAGCTTGCCGCAAGTAA